A window of Apium graveolens cultivar Ventura chromosome 8, ASM990537v1, whole genome shotgun sequence contains these coding sequences:
- the LOC141679253 gene encoding F-box/WD-40 repeat-containing protein 1-like produces the protein MRRFTGTIPEDLIRDILLSLPSQTVVELKLVCKSWLALISSPNFAKAHLAITAAEEKDVLHIVRTYVNGNKSISLINLGFGFDEIDNDFKILRVAWRLKPKFSHRKYYARDCEEIYVEVYSSNTNAWQKLGDNKPTDLPYKFGEFHVTVNTGLLCWAGCYGIITFDLHTEVLTCDGINYAVPTFDSNMSNINNYNDMDSHALVTNFKDSIAVIIYKRSNYQRIYKLNLWALDNVECLRGGGIDASWTLIFNIDVNLPIDFVQGYLNTGDLLLDLYQNSWYLYNPDNKEAKYFTQSFYLGQIYKYCKSLFTIPGFKQVNWNAPPEAS, from the exons ATGAGGAGATTTACGGGGACTATTCCGGAGGATCTAATAAGAGATATATTGCTCAGCCTTCCTTCACAGACTGTAGTTGAATTAAAATTGGTTTGCAAATCGTGGCTCGCCCTCATTTCAAGCCCTAATTTCGCTAAAGCTCACCTTGCAATCACAGCCGCCGAAGAAAAAGACGTTCTACACATCGTCCGCACTTACGTcaatggaaataaatcaatttCACTCATCAACCTCG GGTTTGGTTTTGATGAGATTGACAACGATTTCAAGATTCTTAGGGTTGCTTGGAGATTGAAGCCGAAATTTTCACACCGGAAATACTATGCTCGAGATTGTGAAGAAATTTATGTTGAGGTCTATTCTTCGAACACAAATGCTTGGCAAAAGCTTGGTGATAATAAACCTACTGATCTTCCTTACAAGTTTGGTGAATTTCATGTTACTGTCAACACTGGACTTCTCTGTTGGGCTGGATGTTATGGCATCATCACTTTCGACTTGCACACTGAAGTCCTTACTTGCGATGGTATTAACTACGCGGTTCCTACTTTTGATAGTAACATGAGTAACATCAACAACTATAATGATATGGATAGTCATGCTCTTGTCACCAACTTCAAGGATTCTATTGCTGTCATTATATATAAGCGTAGTAATTATCAACGTATTTATAAGTTGAATTTGTGGGCGTTGGATAATGTGGAATGTCTTCGTGGTGGTGGAATCGATGCTTCATGGACTTTAATCTTCAACATTGATGTGAATTTGCCTATTGACTTTGTTCAAGGTTACCTTAATACTGGTGATCTCCTACTTGATCTGTACCAGAACAGTTGGTATTTGTACAATCCCGACAACAAAGAAGCCAAATATTTCACCCAATCATTCTACCTTGGTCAAATCTACAAATATTGCAAGAGCCTTTTCACAATCCCGGGATTTAAACAAGTCAACTGGAATGCTCCTCCTGAAGCTAGCTGA
- the LOC141679252 gene encoding uncharacterized protein LOC141679252, giving the protein MDRSWLKADRRTKEFKKGVEDLLIFAFENGYNAEKISCPCVNCAHSKSWRAQIVKNHLFQNGIDQTYTRWIWHGENNSVESSNETDTSESINQGTSRMGERDEDDDDDMSSDESSDETDTSDFINHVKGEHQPLYPGCGRYTKMKALVQLYNLKVKHGMSDSCFSDILLLLGSLLPKGNNIPSSFNEAKKTLCALGMGYEKIHACPNNCLLYRGDLDEEQTTCRVCKASRWKLNKKGDELEGVPAKVLWYFPLIPRLRNLFNTPHIAKDMTWHDTERQKDGKMRHPADSITWKDVDQKWPDFASETRNLRLALSSDGFNPFHGNRTDYSSWPVLLSIYNLPPWLCMKRRYIMLCLLISGPTEPGNDIDVFLQPLIEDLQELWHGKQMYDTYKKESFMLRGILLWTISDYPALGNLSGNVIKGYNACTICIDETKATRLVNYRKTVIMRHRRWLPHNHPYRRQKSAFDNTVEKGVAPVPLTEEEVFQRVQHLRAHVFGKKQRQP; this is encoded by the coding sequence ATGGATAGGTCATGGTTAAAAGCGGATAGAAGAACGAAAGAGTTCAAAAAAGGAGTGGAAGATTTGTTAATATTTGCATTTGAGAATGGTTATAATGCAGAAAAAATCAGTTGTCCATGTGTAAACTGCGCACATAGTAAATCATGGAGAGCGCAGATAGTTAAAAACCATCTTTTTCAAAATGGTATTGATCAAACTTATACACGTTGGATATGGCACGGGGAGAATAATTCTGTAGAAAGTTCTAATGAAACCGACACTTCGGAATCTATCAATCAAGGCACCTCAAGAATGGGTGAACGTGACGAGGACGACGACGATGATATGtcttctgatgaaagttctgacgAAACCGACACTTCTGATTTCATTAACCATGTTAAAGGTGAACATCAACCTCTTTATCCTGGATGTGGGAGGTACACTAAGATGAAAGCTCTGGTCCAGTTATACAACTTGAAAGTGAAGCATGGTATGTCTGATTCATGCTTCAGTGATATTCTGTTATTACTTGGCTCTTTACTTCCAAAAGGCAACAACATCCCTTCTTCCTTCAATGAAGCAAAAAAAACCTTATGTGCATTAGGAATGGGGTATGAAAAGATACACGCATGTCCGAATAATTGTCTCTTATACCGTGGCGATTTAGATGAAGAACAAACTACTTGTCGCGTATGTAAGGCCTCTAGATGGAAATTGAACAAAAAAGGAGATGAACTTGAAGGGGTCCCTGCTAAAGTTCTATGGTATTTCCCGCTGATACCAAGATTACGAAATTTATTCAATACACCTCACATTGCAAAGGACATGACGTGGCATGACACCGAGCGACAAAAGGATGGTAAAATGAGGCATCCGGCTGATTCAATAACATGGAAGGATGTCGACCAAAAATGGCCTGATTTTGCATCAGAGACTAGGAACCTTCGATTAGCTTTATCTTCCGATGGTTTCAATCCTTTTCATGGAAACCGTACTGATTACTCAAGCTGGCCTGTTTTGCTATCAATTTATAACCTTCCTCCATGGCTTTGTATGAAGAGAAGGTATATTATGCTCTGCTTGTTAATATCTGGACCGACTGAGCCTGGAAATGATATCGACGTGTTCCTTCAACCACTAATAGAAGATCTGCAAGAGTTGTGGCATGGGAAACAAATGTACGACACTTATAAGAAAGAGTCTTTCATGCTTAGGGGCATTTTATTATGGACAATAAGTGATTATCCTGCCTTAGGGAACTTGTCAGGAAATGTTATTAAAGGGTATAATGCGTGTACTATTTGTATTGATGAAACGAAAGCTACTAGATTGGTTAATTACCGTAAGACGGTGATTATGAGGCATCGAAGATGGTTGCCCCATAATCATCCTTATAGAAGGCAGAAATCAGCTTTTGATAACACTGTGGAGAAGGGGGTCGCCCCTGTTCCATTAACCGAAGAAGAGGTTTTTCAAAGAGTACAGCATTTAAGGGCCCATGTATTTGGAAAGAAACAACGGCAACCATGA